In a single window of the Orbaceae bacterium lpD04 genome:
- the sixA gene encoding phosphohistidine phosphatase SixA, producing MIKVYVMRHGEAGYSATSDSSRALTPFGHQQCVSAATWFNEQKITFDFALVSPYLRAEQTFSIIANFVTVKQSETNDFLKPNGCAAHIVDNISMLPLTGIGSVLIVSHLPLVGYLVNELCPQVAPPMFSTADIACISLPQTGEGILEWFHHQV from the coding sequence ATGATAAAAGTTTATGTGATGCGACATGGTGAGGCGGGTTATAGTGCAACATCAGATTCAAGTCGCGCTTTAACGCCTTTTGGCCATCAGCAATGTGTTTCTGCTGCAACTTGGTTTAATGAACAGAAAATAACTTTTGATTTTGCCTTAGTCAGCCCTTATCTGAGAGCTGAGCAAACCTTCTCAATTATAGCTAATTTTGTAACAGTAAAACAAAGTGAAACCAATGATTTTCTAAAGCCTAATGGCTGCGCTGCGCATATTGTTGATAATATCAGCATGCTACCATTAACCGGCATCGGATCGGTACTCATCGTATCGCACTTACCTTTGGTTGGTTATTTGGTTAACGAATTATGCCCACAAGTTGCACCGCCGATGTTTTCAACTGCAGATATTGCTTGTATTTCGTTACCTCAAACAGGTGAAGGTATATTGGAATGGTTTCACCATCAAGTTTAA
- a CDS encoding YfcZ/YiiS family protein — protein sequence MTNSVNKCKANETPACCCTDVGTIIDNEDCTAEYENVFASDVLAQEKLQSLTKAAQDVESEPCQIVSQIDKVENGYKLTAKFHFCCGAECLIFQLKLR from the coding sequence ATGACAAATTCTGTAAATAAATGCAAGGCTAATGAAACGCCAGCATGTTGTTGTACTGATGTTGGTACGATTATTGATAATGAAGATTGTACTGCTGAATATGAAAATGTTTTTGCATCTGACGTCTTAGCTCAAGAAAAATTACAATCACTCACGAAGGCAGCTCAAGATGTTGAGTCAGAGCCTTGCCAAATTGTAAGTCAAATCGATAAAGTTGAAAATGGTTATAAACTTACGGCAAAATTTCATTTTTGCTGTGGCGCTGAATGCCTAATTTTTCAATTAAAGTTACGTTAA
- a CDS encoding KUP/HAK/KT family potassium transporter, with the protein MNNSNHRIPVGMLGIISAIGIVYGDIGTSPLYVLKSIISGLPENQWSNSFYILGAVSCVIWTLTLQTTLKYVIITLKADNKGEGGILSLYALIRRRYRWAYIIAIVGAAALLADGAITPAITIITAVEGLNSLYSSIPIIPVTLLIIAVLFLIQPLGTASLGRYFGVGMTIWFTTLAILGLNRLLPNLDVLAAFNPMYAIEFIIQAPDAIIILGAIFMCTTGAEALYSDLGHCGLKNIRISWGFVKVCLILNYLGQAAWIIHNPDMVDPSINPFYMMMPEWFRLIGIIMSTVAAFIACQALISGAFTIISEAVSLELWPNVHIRYPTLIKGQMYIPSVNYILFILCALMVLGFGSSVNLEAAYGLAITLSMLMTTILLFFYFMKNNKPLWYSVPLTLFFLTIESGFFVANIQKFFHGGYASILIAGFIFVIMYAWNSGRRLKRDYNTFDRLDSDYLAKIVSVSHDKTVEKIATHLFYLTRAQSPHSIESKISYSLFEKKPKRADTYWFVAINRMDEPYRFDYEIEILVPYKVFRININLGFKVDMHAEQYMQLIATKMEQQKLVCLSSRYSSLKDKRGDSLYVIVERTLRNVDIYFIQKPLIVLYTWIKRKFTSDTEMFDLDPTSTLIEYVPLVVNEYENDSETLKQLIEQSQMSITGNIHLLDDESTPTTP; encoded by the coding sequence ATGAATAACTCAAATCATAGAATTCCGGTCGGAATGCTTGGTATTATCAGTGCTATAGGTATTGTATATGGCGATATCGGGACATCTCCACTTTATGTTTTAAAGTCAATTATTTCTGGACTACCTGAAAACCAGTGGTCAAATTCCTTTTATATATTAGGTGCGGTGTCTTGCGTGATATGGACGCTAACGCTACAGACAACGCTAAAATACGTTATCATAACCTTAAAAGCAGATAATAAAGGTGAGGGGGGGATTTTATCGCTCTATGCACTTATTAGGCGGCGTTATCGCTGGGCGTATATTATTGCAATTGTTGGCGCAGCAGCATTACTTGCTGATGGCGCGATTACGCCAGCAATTACCATTATTACTGCGGTAGAAGGATTGAATTCACTTTATTCGAGTATTCCTATTATTCCTGTAACACTCCTTATTATTGCAGTGCTATTTTTGATTCAACCGTTAGGAACAGCATCGTTAGGCAGGTATTTTGGTGTTGGTATGACGATCTGGTTTACAACGCTTGCAATATTAGGGCTTAATCGACTTTTACCTAATTTAGATGTTCTTGCTGCCTTTAATCCTATGTACGCAATTGAATTTATTATTCAAGCGCCTGATGCGATTATTATATTAGGTGCTATTTTCATGTGTACAACCGGCGCAGAGGCGCTGTATTCCGATCTTGGGCACTGTGGGCTTAAAAATATTCGTATTTCATGGGGCTTTGTTAAAGTCTGTTTGATTCTTAATTATTTAGGGCAGGCAGCATGGATTATTCATAATCCAGACATGGTTGACCCAAGTATTAACCCATTTTATATGATGATGCCAGAATGGTTTAGACTAATTGGTATTATTATGTCAACCGTCGCTGCATTTATTGCTTGTCAGGCTTTAATTAGTGGGGCATTTACTATTATTAGTGAAGCGGTTTCGTTAGAGCTATGGCCTAATGTTCATATCAGGTACCCAACTTTAATTAAAGGGCAAATGTATATACCATCGGTTAACTACATATTATTTATACTATGTGCGCTTATGGTATTAGGTTTTGGTTCATCCGTAAATTTAGAGGCGGCTTACGGACTTGCCATCACACTTAGTATGTTGATGACGACAATTTTGCTATTTTTCTATTTTATGAAAAACAATAAACCACTATGGTATAGCGTGCCGTTAACACTTTTCTTTTTAACTATTGAGAGTGGTTTCTTTGTTGCTAACATTCAAAAATTCTTCCATGGTGGTTATGCCTCAATCTTGATTGCAGGTTTTATTTTCGTCATCATGTATGCATGGAACAGCGGTAGACGATTAAAACGTGATTATAATACTTTTGATCGCCTAGATAGCGACTACTTAGCCAAAATCGTATCGGTTAGTCATGATAAAACGGTTGAAAAAATTGCGACCCATTTATTCTATTTAACAAGGGCACAAAGTCCGCACTCGATTGAAAGCAAAATCAGTTATTCTTTATTTGAAAAAAAACCTAAACGCGCAGATACATATTGGTTTGTTGCCATTAATCGTATGGATGAACCCTATCGATTCGATTATGAAATAGAAATTTTAGTTCCTTATAAAGTCTTTAGAATTAATATTAACTTAGGCTTTAAAGTTGATATGCATGCTGAGCAATATATGCAATTAATTGCAACTAAAATGGAACAACAAAAGCTAGTTTGTTTATCATCAAGGTATTCATCACTTAAAGATAAACGAGGCGATAGCTTATATGTGATTGTGGAGCGAACCTTACGCAATGTTGATATCTACTTTATTCAAAAACCACTTATCGTGCTCTATACATGGATTAAACGTAAATTCACATCTGATACCGAGATGTTTGATTTAGATCCAACTTCAACGTTAATTGAATATGTGCCACTGGTGGTAAATGAATATGAAAATGATAGCGAAACATTAAAACAACTCATCGAACAATCGCAAATGAGTATTACGGGAAATATACATTTACTTGATGACGAATCAACGCCTACAACACCATAA